One Argentina anserina chromosome 6, drPotAnse1.1, whole genome shotgun sequence genomic window, AATTTCCAGACAACCAGAGCACGCACCCCTCCTCTCTCCATGTACAGAGACCACCCCAAGTCTCCCTCCATAATGACAATTCAGTGAATTCACAACCACTACATCTCCACTTTCCAGATCCACCACAAACCAAAGTATAATTGGAGTTGAACCTCACCCATCCCATCCCAACCTCTACAACCCGAAATTCATAAACTACCACTATACAATGACCGCAACCCGATCTGAAACAAGTTGATGTCGCCGACTAGGACAACATGGATTTCCAAGAGCTTGAGATTGAGGTTCTCCTACGGCAACAGTGGCCCCGCCTGTAAAATCGACCTTTTCGTGAGGGTTGATTAATTAGAGAGATAAGTCTCGATCTCTGCCGTAACAACCTCAGCTGGTTGTGGTGGTTGAGTATGGGATTGTGCTTTCATGTCACTACCTCCTTGAAGGGCAAAGATGGTGGTAGAAGGCTAGAGGCTAGTGGTGAGGTTGGGGCGGAGATGTGGAGTGTGGTGCTGGCTAAAGAGGTTGTGATAAGAAGCAAAATAGATGTAGATGTTTCTTACCATTTTACCCTAATAAATAGGACGGGCATCACTAACGTCATGCACGTTTGTTTAGCTAGTCATATAATCTGATGTACCAAAATTAATGTTTTAGAATTTGATGTATAGAACTTAAGAGTGGCCCAAACTTCATGTACATCTACTAAATTTTTTCCCGATAGATATGCACTCAACCAGCTAACCATAAACAGACAatgctttatttatttatacatAACGGTAATCGTAGAAAGATCACTTGACATGTAACTAGAAATCACTAAACTTGTGTCAATTCACACCCCCGCAACGATTTTCTACGTATAAACATCGATGGTTAACTAATTTTAATCGAGATTTGATATTTGTTTGAATATGGATTTTCCTATATGTCTGTAGAACGGGAATCTGGAAACAAATAAGAATACAAAcatgtgtacaaataaaatgtaatttaatgataaTCAAGCGTGAGGTTACAATCTTtatgaactcctctgattctatctccgtatgtaatTTGACTCAGTGGTGACGTGCACTTAatcttgagaattttgagtttagatttagatttgatgaagaacgagcaatttgataacttgatgattcttcgtggacttgagtttgattttggatttaatgaagaacgagcgatttagtaacttgatgattcttcgtagaCTTGGGAGACTTTGGGATTTCTCGAATttgggatttctcgagagtgatctcgCTCTCTCTTGTGTTGAAGTCGAAGTAGGGGGTCTTTCTCTTGAGCTCTAGTACATTTTCTCTTGCTCAactgattttctctctttttctcaagTCCCATCTCTTTATGTTGGAATGAGTActtatagtgtcaaggcttctattttataaaatattttaatgacactaaaataataatatttatttaattgtataattaaatcaatatgtattttctgattaatttaataaatagttattctcataactaaattaagtagaaaataattgatttaattataaccgttaaagaatttattaatttaatcaaatgtctgattaccatttcgaatcgtcaatgacattcaatttccgatttaagtcagaatcacgtagcttcgattacaATAATCTATTTATGTGCtaacacgagttttattcggatccgcactaactttgttgacttttaggTCACGTGTGTAATTTTTTCAGATTCTTGATcgatttaataatttaatgaagataatttattttattaaatttcatgtgtctacaatgTGTAAGGGTCTAATACCTGAACCCATCAGGCCATGACGGTACATGATTGAGTCTCTAAAGTCCGCCCTAAAGATATCCCTAAAGATATCCCATATCTGAATTTGTCCGAAGTGCCCTTGTTTTGTAGGACAAGAAAAAGATAGACTATCCCCTTGCATGGGGCCCTTTGGGGCAAATTGCAATTTGGCAGCTGTCCAATTCTGTCACAGACCTCCCTCCCCCTCACGATAAGAAGAGTCATCGACTTAGCCTACAGCCATAACACCACCATACTTTGGGCACGAGGGTCATTATCGTATTCAATTCCATTCTTCACATACTAAATGCTAAAGGATGATGCCACAGACCCAAAATAGCCGCCCCTAAAATCTAGCATATTTTACACGGTAGTGACGAAAATCTGGAGATGTTTACTCGAGTCCCACATCGAGTATGAATCTTGTGAACCTGTTTTAATCGAACACACAAGCATTTATTTCCGATTAGACTCCATTCATTGGATCCTTAAATGCCTAAACAACGCGGAAAATTATTGAACTAATGATCATTTGCTACTAAATTTCAATATTCCGGAGTACTACAAAATATCTAATTGTCTGTCGAGCTAGACGCGACAGTTGGAACACAGTCGTTTGACTCCTCGTTATAATGGATCTCACCGTCTTAGATCTTTCCGGAGCAGGAAACCTGAGGAAAATCAAGATTCCTCTGAAGAAAGACTTGAGTCTTATACATCAGAGAGCATTCAAGACATTCAGACTCTTCACACTGTGTCCCTTCAATATTAGACACTCCCACATTGTCCTCATTAATTCTCAAAATCTCAACCCTTCTTCTTCCACATTGTGCTCCACTCTCTCTCACTGTTCCGTTTCAAACCACATAGTATATTAAACCCCGCCATGAAACCTTGCACTTCCTGCAACTCCATACCAATCACACGTCTCAAGTTCAACTCTTTCCTTCTACTTCTCACTCTCACTTCCACTCTATGTTCCTCTTTGACTCCACCACTCATTTTGCCCCTCAAAACTCAAGAAATTCCATCTGGGTCCTTCCCCAAGTCACCCAACAAGCTCCCATTTCATCACAATGTCACCCTCACCGTCTCCGTCACCGTCGGCACGCCGCCCCAGAACGTCTCGATGATCATCGACACCGGAAGTGAGCTCTCCTGGCTTAACTGCAACAGGACCCGAAACTTCActttcgacccgacccggtccagtTCCTACAAGCCCATCCCGTGCTCCTCGTCCACCTGTACTACCCGGACCCGGGACCTATCCATACCCGCCTCCTGCGACGACAAAAAGCTCTGCCACGCCACACTGACCTACGCCGACTTCTCGTCGTCGGAGGGGAACCTCGCCGCCGACGCATTCTCCATCGGAAGCTTCGAGACTTCGGGTCTGGTTTTCGGGTGCATGGACTCCATATTCGACCCGAACTCCGAGGAGGACTCGAAGAACACCGGGTTAATGGGCATGAACCGCGGCTCGCTCTCTTTCGTAACGCAAATGGAGTTCCCGAAATTCTCGTACTGCATCTCGGGGTCCGATTTCTCGGGAGTCTTGCTTCTCGGGGACACCAATTTCTCGTGGGTCGCGCCGCTGAACTACACTCCGTTGATCCAAATCTCGACCCCGTTGCCGTACTTCGACCGCGTCGCCTACACCGTCCAACTGGAAGGCATTAAGGTCGCCAACAAGCTCCTCCCGATACCCAAGTCCGGGTTCGAACCCGACCATACCGGGGCGGGTCAAACCATGGTCGACTCGGGCACCCAGTTCACTTTCCTTCTCGGGCCGGTTTACACCGCGCTCCGAACCGAGTTCCTGAACCAAACCGCCCACCTTCTCCGGGTCTATGAGGATCAGAACTTCGTGTTCCAAGGAGCTATGGACTTGTGctaccgggtcgggttgaacCAGTCCAAGCTTCCGCAGCTACCTTCGGTGACGCTAATGTTTCGGGGCGCCGAGATGAAAGTCACGGGTAATCAGTTGCTGTATCGGGTACGGGGCGAGGTGAGGGGTAATGATTCCCTGTATTGCTTCACATTTGGGAACTCTGACCTTTTGGGTGTGGAGGCGTTTGTGATTGGTCACCATCATCAGCAGAACGTGTGGATGGAGTTTGACCTCCATAACTCTCGCATCGGATTGGCTGAGGTGCAGTGTGATTTGGCGGGTCAGAAATTTGGGCTCAATGTATGATAGCTCCTCCCGGTGTGGACTGTGTGGTTATTTTTATGATAGTATGTAGGTAAGTACCATGGTAGTTACAGTGGTCCTCGACTATATCATCGTCATCATTTATTCATTTTGTGAGTGGCTCCATCTTAGGTTGGTTAGACGTGTGGACGGTTTTGATTAGAGCATAGCAGATTACATTTTGGTGTTTTGGGTAGAAATAATAGATTAGATTAGAATAAGAGTGCtgcaaaaatttatttattttgcaaAATTATGGGTAGCAAGTGAAGTGAGAACTGAGTTTTGTGAAGTATATGATATACTGTAGAATTATTTAAATAAACAGTTAACTGTTTTAAcagtttatttatataattctTTTGTATTCTAGGTTTGTGCACTTGCAATTTATTGATTTATGGATGGAAGTTTTTATGTGAATCAACTTTGTTAACATTCTTAAGAACTATGTTTATGTATCTTTAATATCGCATTGTTTTTCACTTTGAGTATAACTTAACATGTTACACTAATAAATGAGGATAATAAGAGAGCAAGACCATTAGCAAACACATCGCTGAGGAAGCAATGACAGTATCATACATTCATACTATCAAGATTGCGGTTATGGTTGTCTATAGCAACTTATTTTGTGGTATTGCTTAGAGAAGTTGAGATACCATTTTGAGGAACCGTCAATTTCAGCACAATGTGTGGTTGGAATTTTAAATGGAAATGACTAGTGAGCAACCAACATGATCAATGGTTGGCAGCGTAAAAGTATTTCATTATGACTCCATGTCTACCTTGATCAGCTACTGTCAATATCTACGATGATTGAGTGAATAACTGTTAgaaaaaacagtgatatattgtatatataatttaataaattaaattataaataattataaagcagaaatcaaacatttaactctaataacgaagaacacgaaaaaagaaattcgaccaaaataccgaacgtttggtgatggaagaactagtcgagacgtgtgtgataccacactgtccttaagacgtttacgcctcctctaccggtgcaaggatgctcggcgcttgtctcccaggatataacgactaaacaattctaggaagttgcactactaattagaaccctcaacgaactcgaaaggtacctctttctatcactaGAGAacaactaagaactttgagagtgagAGAGCAGATTGTGTTTTTGATGGATGATTTACAAAGAaatgatggtggctatttatacagtgaggatttgcaatcagcaatgaataagatggttgttatagaaatcaaaagatcataacatatttgagttacatatgttacaagcactgatttcaatctgttataattctccataacacacaataacataGTTGTTACAAGAGAATAATTTGAAcaagaaatgcaaaaagaatctgcgttccgaattaagaccctcaattcggtgttgcattcgtgtccgcaggtcgcacgggcatacatgAGTTTTCCTTGTGACCtgagatttgcaccccccccccccactcCCGTGCGCGTGTGCGAGAAAGTATAAAgaggcttacacactttacaatccatacacaatggattctatataaagtcttttcaacacttctctttccaatgtgggacaaacatttttccctcattctaaatagccatctttgagtgacaatttcttattcacccccaaaccaaattacacaaacaaacatatgatcttgtagccctcattaaggagaactcaaatctatgttcatctttgattaattataagtttaacttaatttaattaattaattaaaatttaattttaaataatttattaaccatttttcTAACAATAACTATACCGCCAGTTAACAACATTACTCGAGAAGCTAAGTACAATAGCAAGGAATGCCGATTTGAGGACTTCTAATGATATTTGTTTGTTGTTAGTTTGTAAAAGATGCTAAAGAACAAGTATGACAAATGTTGAGTTCAACTCAAAATGGGCTATCACAAATAGGAGTAATCACAGAATGTTTGTTAAAAAGTACATGTTTATAGAGATTAGGGaatagagagaagaaaaaaaacagtagAAGAACATAACACATGTTTAAACCTCATTAGCTAAATAACCCTAATGacatttaataataataataataataataataataataataataataataataataataataataatactcCGGGTATTCCAGAGTGTTTTTTAAGAGGTGAAACAACGGTTTTGCATCACTAGCAGTGATCTTTCATTTATTCCGGTCAAGACATGGCGTAGTTGTGGTGGTTCAAGCAAAG contains:
- the LOC126799872 gene encoding aspartic proteinase PCS1, translating into MKPCTSCNSIPITRLKFNSFLLLLTLTSTLCSSLTPPLILPLKTQEIPSGSFPKSPNKLPFHHNVTLTVSVTVGTPPQNVSMIIDTGSELSWLNCNRTRNFTFDPTRSSSYKPIPCSSSTCTTRTRDLSIPASCDDKKLCHATLTYADFSSSEGNLAADAFSIGSFETSGLVFGCMDSIFDPNSEEDSKNTGLMGMNRGSLSFVTQMEFPKFSYCISGSDFSGVLLLGDTNFSWVAPLNYTPLIQISTPLPYFDRVAYTVQLEGIKVANKLLPIPKSGFEPDHTGAGQTMVDSGTQFTFLLGPVYTALRTEFLNQTAHLLRVYEDQNFVFQGAMDLCYRVGLNQSKLPQLPSVTLMFRGAEMKVTGNQLLYRVRGEVRGNDSLYCFTFGNSDLLGVEAFVIGHHHQQNVWMEFDLHNSRIGLAEVQCDLAGQKFGLNV